From Streptomyces sp. NBC_01551:
CCGGATCGCGGACGGCTGGCTCCCCCTGTACTGGTCGCCGACCCGCACCGACGTCTACCAGGCCGCGCTGACCGACCTCCCAGAGGGGTTCATGATCGCCCCGATGGCCCGGGCCAAGGTCTGCGACGACGTCGCCGAGGGGCTGCTCCCCGTCAAGGCGATGCTCGGCTTCTACATCGGCGGCATGGGCCACGCGGCCCGCAACTTCCACGCCGACCTGATGGCCCGAATGGGGTACGAGGAGGAGGCCCGCCGGATCCAGGAACTGTTCCTCGCCGGCCGCAAGGAGGAGGCGGTGCTCGCCGTCCCGGACGCGTTCGCGGACGAGATCTCCCTGATCGGCCCGCGCGAACGGATCGCGGAACGCCTCGACCTGTGGCGCAAGGGCCCGGTCACGGACCTCCTGCTGACGGCCCCGGACCCGCACACCCTCCGCGTCCTGGCGGACCTCAACACCTAGGGCACGGCACCGGGGCCTGTCGTCAAAGTGGCGACCTAGGGCCGCTCCGTCGGCCCGCCTTCCAGCAGCTCCATGAGCTCCCGCAGGTCCAGCGCCATGACGGCGATCTCGATCGTCGCGCCCTCGGTCGCGCAGGTCACGATCCGCGAGCCGGGGTTGATGGACATGCCCTCCCGCACCGACGGCGCCCGGACCCCGCCGGCCTGGACGGCGCCGAGCGGGACGGCGCCCCCGCGCCGGGACTCGAAGCGGGGCGCGCCGGGCACGGCGTGCACCCGGCCGGGGCGCCAGCGGCCCTCCCCGGCCGGACGGCGCGCCATGCAGGGGATGCCGGCCGCCGGCCCGGCGGCCGCACGGCGGGCGCGGGCCCGCCGCAGGAACCAGCCCGCCGCGGCGGCCCCGGCCAGGGCCACCACGGCGGTGAGGATGTCGTCGATCACCCGGCCATTGAAACAGGCCGGGCCGCGCGGGCGGCTAGCCGCCCAGCTGGGAGAGGCTCGGGACCTGGTCGGTGACCGGGGCCCCGGCGCTCTTGCCCGCGTCCTTGACGCCGGTGAGGACGTTCTGGAGGGAGCTGAGGTCGGCGTCGCTCGCGTTGCCCTTGCGGAGCTTGGAGCCGAGGCCCTTGAGGGATTCGATGCCCGCCGTCAGCGGGGCCACGGCCTTCGACAGCAGCGGGTCGCCCTTGGCGTTGTCCACCGCCGCCTTCAGGCGGTTGTACGCGAAGGCGCCCGCGAGGCCCGCCTTGATCAGGGCGAAGGTGCGGCCCTTGGCGCCCTTCTTGAACTTGCCCTCGCGGTACGGCTTGATGATCCACTGGTACGTCGCCCCGGCCGCGAGGCCCGCGTTGGCGACGAACCGCGTCTTGGCGAACTTCTGCCGCTCGGCGGAGGTGGTGGGCGTGGGCTCGGCCGCGGCCGGGTCCACGGCGGCCGGGTCCACGGCGGCCTCGGCCGCGAGCGGTGCCAGGGCGGCCGCCTCGGCGGCGGCGACGGCCTCGGCGGAGACGTCCCCGCTCTGGGTCCTGCCGCCCCCGCCGCTGCCGCAGGCGGTGGCTCCGGTGAGCAGCGCGGTGGACAGGACCAGCGCCGTGACGGCGCGGCGGAATCGGGCGGTGCTGGGTATGGACACGGTTTCCTCCGGGGAGTGAGGTGTCCCCCGCAGCGTCACCCGGGTGCCCGGAGCGCGCCACTCGGACAACCCGTCCGGGTCCCCCGGGTGGCGCGGCGGGCGGCGTGCCCGCATCATCCGTCCCGCACGGCGGCGCGGCCGGCCGCGACCGGCCGCCGGACGGGGCTCAGTCGCAGCAGTCGGGCTCCAGGCCCGCGGGGAGTTCCAGGCCCCCGAACACCGCGGTGGTGGCCTCGTCCCCGCCGAGGGCGGCGACGGCCAGCAGCAGCGAGCCGGCCGTCCAAGTCGTCTGCTCGACCGGCCAGACGGCCTTGTCCTCGAACACGTACCCCGTCCAGTACATGCCGTTCTCGGCCCGCAGGTGCCCGATCGAGCGCAGGATCTCCAGCGCCCGGTCCGACTCCCCCATCGCCCACAGCGCGAGCGCCAGCTCGCAGGACTCCCCGCCGGTCACCCACGGGTTGGGCAGGACGCAGCGCACCCCGAGGTCCGCGACGACGAACTCGTCCCAGCGCTCCTCGATGCGCGCCTTGGCCTCCGGCCCGGTCAGCGCCCCGCCCAGGACCGGGTAGTACCAGTCCATCGAGTAGTGCGACTTGTCGAGGAACCGCTCCGGGTGGCGGCGGATCGCGTGCCCGAGGGCGCCCGCCGCCAGCTCCCAGTCCGGCTGCGGCTCCTCCCGGTGATCGGCGATGGCCAACGCGCAGCGCAGCGCCTGGTGGATGGAGGAGGACCCGGTCAGCAGCGCGTCGGTGACGGGCGCGCCGTCCGGCTCGCGCTTCCAGCCGATCTCGCCGCCGGGCTGCTGGAGCCCCAGCACGAACTCGACCGCCGCGTACACGGCGGGCCACATCCGGTCGAGGAAGGTGTCGTCACCGGTCGCGAGGTAGTGGTGCCAGACCCCGACCGCGATGTACGCGACGAAGTTGCTCTCCCGGCTCGCGTCCTGCGGCTCGGCGGTGTCCACGCCGTCCGGCCGGTCGGCGTAGGCCGCGTACCAGGAGCCGTCGCCGTTCTGGTGCCGCGCGAGCCACTCGTAGGCGCGCGCGGCCGCCTCGTGCTCGCCCGCGACGTCGAGGGCCATCGCGGCCTCGGTGTGGTCCCACGGGTCCAGGTGGTGGCCGCGGAACCACGGTATGGCCCCGTCCGGCCGCTGCGCGGCGAGGATCCCCGCCACCGTCTGCGCCGCCTGCTCGGCGGTCAGTACGCCGTCCAGGACCAGGTGTTCCGTACGCCCCGGCGAGGTCACTGGGCGGCCGCGCTGACCGGGAGGTGGGGCTTCGTCGCGTACGCCACGAAGCTCTTGCCGATGACCGGGTTAAGGGCCTGCTCGGCGAGCCGCGTGGCCAGGGGCTTCTTCATGATGTCCCAGACCAGGAGCTTGTGGTACGCCTTGACGGGCAGCGCCTTGTCGTTGTCGACGCCGAAGGCGCACTTGAGCCACCAGTACGGGGAGTGCAGCCCGTGCGCGTGGTGCGTGCCGTACGTCTTGAGGCCCGCGGCGGCCATCTTGCCGAGCAGCTCGTCCGCCTTGTAGATGCGGATGTGGCCGCCCTCGACCTCGTGGTAGGCGTCGCTGAGCGCCCAGCAGATCTTCTCCGGGCCGTAGCGCGGCACGGTGATGGCGATCCGCCCGCCGGGCTTCAGGACGCGCACCATCTCGGCGAGCACGCCCTTGTCGTCGGGAATGTGCTCCATCACCTCGGAGATGATGACGACGTCGAAGGACTCGTCGGGGAAGGGCAGCGCCAGCGCGTCGCCCTCCATGGCGGTGGCGGTGGCGCCCGCCGGGGCCTCACCGGCCTCCTTCATGGCGGCGAACCACTTGGCGACCTCGCGGATCTCCTCGCCGTTGCGGTCGACGGCGACCACCTGGGCGCCTCTCCGGTAGCACTCGAAGGCGTGGCGGCCCGCGCCACAGCCCAGATCGAGTACACGGTCGCCGGCGGCGAGCGGGAACCGGGAGAAATCGACGGTCAGCACGGGGTCCTGCCTTCGCGGTCGCGGGGGGTGTACGGGGTGGCGTGTGGAACGGAGGGGCGCACGGGACGGGACGTCACCGCGCGCGGCGGGTACGGGCGGCCCGCTCGATCGCGGCCCGGTAGTGCGCGGCGGTGCCCTCGGCGGCCCGCGCCCAGGTGAAGCGGGCCAGGACCCGCTCGCGGCCGGCCGCGCCGAGGCGGGCCCGCAGTTCCTGGTCGCCCAGCATCCGGCCCAGCGCGGCGGCGAGCGCGCCCGCGTCGCCGGGCGGCACCGCGAGACAGGTCTCCCCGTCGGGGCCCGCGACCTCGGGGATCGCGCCGCCGGTGGTGGCGACCAGCGGGGTGCCGGTGGCCATGGCCTCGGCGGCCGGGAGCGAGAAGCCTTCGTAGAGGGAGGGCACGCAGGAGACCTGCGCGCTGCGCACCAGGTCGACGAGTTCGGCGTCGGTGATGCCCTTGACGAACCGGACCGCGTCCTGGAGGCCGTGCGTCTCGATGGCGCGGGCGACGGGGCCGCGCTCGGCGCGCTTGCCGACGACGACGAGGTGCGCGTCGGGCCGCTCCGTACGGAGCTTCGCGAGCGCCTCGACGAGGTGCACGAGGCCCTTGAGCGGCACGTCGGCGCTGGAGGTCGTCACGATCCTCCCCGGCACCTCGGCCACGGACGGGTCGGGCGACCACAGGTCGGTGTCGGCGCCGATGTGCACCACGTGGATGCGCTCGTCGCTGACGCCCAGGTGCTGGACGATCTCCTGCTTGGAGGTCCCGGAGACGGTCAGTACGGAGGGCAGCCGGCGGGCGACGCGCTCCTGCATGCGCGTGAAGGCGTACCAGCGCCGCACCGAGAGCCGCTTCTTGAGGTC
This genomic window contains:
- a CDS encoding prenyltransferase: MTSPGRTEHLVLDGVLTAEQAAQTVAGILAAQRPDGAIPWFRGHHLDPWDHTEAAMALDVAGEHEAAARAYEWLARHQNGDGSWYAAYADRPDGVDTAEPQDASRESNFVAYIAVGVWHHYLATGDDTFLDRMWPAVYAAVEFVLGLQQPGGEIGWKREPDGAPVTDALLTGSSSIHQALRCALAIADHREEPQPDWELAAGALGHAIRRHPERFLDKSHYSMDWYYPVLGGALTGPEAKARIEERWDEFVVADLGVRCVLPNPWVTGGESCELALALWAMGESDRALEILRSIGHLRAENGMYWTGYVFEDKAVWPVEQTTWTAGSLLLAVAALGGDEATTAVFGGLELPAGLEPDCCD
- a CDS encoding class I SAM-dependent methyltransferase, whose amino-acid sequence is MLTVDFSRFPLAAGDRVLDLGCGAGRHAFECYRRGAQVVAVDRNGEEIREVAKWFAAMKEAGEAPAGATATAMEGDALALPFPDESFDVVIISEVMEHIPDDKGVLAEMVRVLKPGGRIAITVPRYGPEKICWALSDAYHEVEGGHIRIYKADELLGKMAAAGLKTYGTHHAHGLHSPYWWLKCAFGVDNDKALPVKAYHKLLVWDIMKKPLATRLAEQALNPVIGKSFVAYATKPHLPVSAAAQ
- a CDS encoding glycosyltransferase family 4 protein; the encoded protein is MTAEAMVTSPFEDSATHGDRPLRIALLTYKGNPFCGGQGVYVRHLSRELVRLGHSVEVIGAQPYPVLDTGATLTELPSLDLYRSPDPFRTPKRDEYRDWIDAVEVATMWTGGFPEPLTFSLRARRHLAARAGEFDVIHDNQTLGYGLLGQLGAPLVTTIHHPITVDRRLELDAARDLKKRLSVRRWYAFTRMQERVARRLPSVLTVSGTSKQEIVQHLGVSDERIHVVHIGADTDLWSPDPSVAEVPGRIVTTSSADVPLKGLVHLVEALAKLRTERPDAHLVVVGKRAERGPVARAIETHGLQDAVRFVKGITDAELVDLVRSAQVSCVPSLYEGFSLPAAEAMATGTPLVATTGGAIPEVAGPDGETCLAVPPGDAGALAAALGRMLGDQELRARLGAAGRERVLARFTWARAAEGTAAHYRAAIERAARTRRAR